A part of Variovorax sp. HW608 genomic DNA contains:
- a CDS encoding Dyp-type peroxidase, which translates to MTLRSVDYEDIQGIVRFGYKRMTQAVFLLLRVTDAGAARAWLARAPVTSAVSQEPAPTTALQIAFTSSGLRALGVADDIVEGFSAEFIVGMGSDASRARRLGDLGPNDPARWQWGGTPERVPHVMVMLYAEPGGLEAWGIEAMAGAEEGLEQLACLGTSDMDGVEPFGFVDGISEPTLDWQRERAARDEEREDYTNLSCLGEFLLGYPNEYGGYTDRPLLDAARDPDAMLAPAEDAPGKADFGRNGSYLVLRQLEQDVSGFWRFIDAQVQGDPADRKRLAEAMVGRTMDGEPLVGRTSEAIDGEDDPRNRFTYRGDDRGLRCPIGAHIRRSNPRNADLPAGPPGFISWARRTLGFDAKALADDLVASTRLHRLLRRGREYGPGVSLSDALAGHTPEEGTGLHFICLNANIARQFEFVQSAWLAGIRFDASRDESDPLIGNHLPRADGTATDGFSIPVAGGPDQRVCGLPQFVTVQGGAYFFLPGLRALRYIAKGEP; encoded by the coding sequence ATGACCTTGCGATCCGTCGACTACGAGGACATCCAGGGCATCGTGCGCTTCGGCTACAAGCGCATGACGCAGGCGGTCTTCCTTTTGCTGCGCGTGACCGACGCCGGGGCCGCGCGTGCATGGCTCGCGAGAGCGCCGGTCACCAGTGCCGTGTCGCAGGAGCCGGCGCCCACGACCGCGCTGCAGATCGCCTTCACGAGCAGCGGGCTGCGCGCACTCGGCGTGGCCGACGACATCGTGGAAGGCTTCTCGGCCGAGTTCATCGTCGGCATGGGCAGCGACGCGAGCCGCGCACGCCGGCTCGGCGATCTCGGGCCGAACGATCCCGCGCGCTGGCAATGGGGCGGGACGCCGGAGAGGGTCCCGCATGTGATGGTGATGCTCTATGCCGAGCCCGGCGGCCTCGAAGCCTGGGGCATCGAAGCGATGGCCGGCGCGGAAGAGGGCCTCGAGCAGCTCGCCTGCCTCGGCACCTCAGACATGGACGGCGTCGAGCCCTTCGGCTTCGTGGACGGCATCTCCGAACCCACGCTCGACTGGCAGCGCGAACGCGCGGCGCGTGACGAGGAGCGCGAGGACTACACCAATCTCTCGTGCCTCGGCGAATTCCTGCTCGGGTATCCGAACGAGTATGGCGGCTACACCGACCGGCCGCTGCTGGATGCCGCGCGCGATCCCGACGCAATGCTCGCGCCCGCGGAAGACGCGCCGGGCAAGGCCGATTTCGGTCGCAACGGCAGCTACCTCGTGCTGCGCCAACTCGAACAGGACGTCTCGGGCTTCTGGCGCTTCATCGATGCGCAGGTGCAGGGCGATCCGGCGGACCGCAAGCGGCTGGCCGAAGCAATGGTCGGCCGCACGATGGACGGCGAGCCGCTGGTGGGCCGCACCAGCGAGGCCATCGACGGCGAGGACGATCCGCGCAACCGCTTCACCTACCGTGGCGACGACCGCGGCCTGCGCTGCCCGATCGGCGCGCACATCCGCCGCAGCAATCCGCGCAATGCCGATCTGCCGGCGGGGCCGCCGGGCTTTATTTCGTGGGCCAGGCGCACGCTGGGTTTCGATGCCAAGGCGCTCGCGGACGACCTCGTCGCCTCGACGCGCTTGCACCGGCTGCTCAGGCGCGGGCGCGAATACGGCCCCGGCGTGTCGCTGTCCGATGCGCTCGCGGGACACACGCCCGAGGAGGGCACCGGCCTGCATTTCATCTGCCTCAACGCGAACATTGCGCGGCAGTTCGAGTTCGTGCAATCGGCATGGCTCGCCGGCATCCGCTTCGACGCATCGCGCGACGAAAGCGACCCGCTCATCGGCAACCACCTCCCGCGCGCCGACGGCACCGCGACCGACGGCTTCTCGATCCCGGTGGCCGGCGGCCCCGACCAGCGCGTCTGCGGGCTGCCGCAATTCGTGACGGTGCAGGGCGGCGCGTACTTCTTCCTGCCCGGGCTTCGTGCGCTGCGCTACATCGCAAAGGGAGAGCCATGA
- a CDS encoding GMC family oxidoreductase → MHGADPTDWDYVIVGSGAGGGTLAARLAEAGMRVFLIEAGGDPRTGDRRLPDDYDVPAFHAFACENPAMSWNFHVRHYADEAQQARDWKYAPGQGVFYPRAAGLGGCTAHNAMIFMLPHASDWDNIAQLTGDLSWRATHMRRYAQRVEDCRHRPVWRALRHLGLDPTGHGWQGWLCTEKAIPLTVLGDDGLVRVLRDTARTFTSSLPTPLLSTLRWLRGGMGDPNARRAAGRSFEGICYTPLATSDHRRVGVRERLLDVAHRHPDRLHIELDALATRLLFDSDGGVYGVAYRKGERLYRAHADPSASDGEQREVRAQREVILCGGAFNTPQLLMLSGIGPADHLAEHGIRVRVDLPGVGRNLQDRYEVAITHRMRARWEVLEGARFDRDDTLWRHWNDGESGMYASNGAALGVVQRSRAAQQRGGPPDLFCMALLARFEGYFSGFSKWISEDHDRLTWAVLKAHTHNRAGTVLLRSADSRDMPQVDFHYFEEGSDAAGEDLQAVIEAIRFVRRMTAPLIRSGWIAEEIAPGPDAQSDEALAAYVRDTAWGHHASCSCPIGAQEEGGVLDSTFRVHGVKRLRVVDASVFPRIPGFFVVAAVYMIAEKAADVLLQEAGRTRLSAN, encoded by the coding sequence ATGCACGGAGCCGATCCGACCGACTGGGACTACGTCATCGTCGGATCGGGGGCGGGCGGGGGCACGCTGGCGGCACGCCTGGCAGAGGCGGGGATGCGCGTCTTCCTCATCGAAGCCGGGGGCGATCCGCGCACGGGCGACCGCCGCCTGCCGGACGACTACGACGTGCCGGCCTTCCATGCCTTCGCCTGCGAGAACCCGGCGATGAGCTGGAACTTCCATGTGCGCCACTACGCCGACGAAGCGCAGCAGGCCAGGGACTGGAAGTACGCGCCGGGGCAGGGCGTGTTCTACCCGCGCGCGGCGGGCCTGGGCGGATGCACCGCGCACAACGCGATGATCTTCATGCTGCCGCACGCCTCGGACTGGGACAACATCGCGCAGCTCACCGGCGATCTGTCCTGGCGCGCCACCCACATGCGCCGCTATGCGCAGCGGGTGGAGGACTGCCGCCACCGGCCGGTGTGGCGCGCGCTGCGGCATCTCGGGCTCGACCCGACCGGTCATGGATGGCAGGGCTGGCTCTGCACCGAGAAAGCCATTCCGCTGACGGTGCTCGGCGACGACGGACTGGTGCGCGTGCTGCGCGATACCGCGCGGACTTTCACGAGCAGCCTGCCCACGCCCTTGCTCAGCACGCTGCGCTGGCTGCGCGGCGGCATGGGCGATCCGAACGCGCGGCGTGCAGCGGGGAGGAGCTTCGAAGGCATCTGCTACACGCCGCTCGCCACCTCGGACCACCGGCGCGTGGGCGTGCGCGAACGGCTGCTCGACGTCGCGCACCGGCATCCCGACCGCCTGCACATCGAGCTCGATGCGCTCGCCACCCGGCTTCTGTTCGATTCCGATGGCGGCGTCTACGGCGTCGCGTACCGCAAGGGCGAGAGGCTCTACCGCGCCCATGCGGACCCGAGCGCGTCGGACGGCGAGCAGCGCGAGGTCCGGGCGCAGCGCGAGGTCATCCTGTGCGGCGGCGCGTTCAACACGCCGCAGTTGCTGATGCTCTCGGGCATCGGACCGGCGGACCATCTCGCCGAGCACGGCATCCGGGTGCGTGTCGATCTGCCGGGCGTCGGGCGCAACCTGCAGGACCGCTACGAAGTCGCGATCACGCATCGCATGCGCGCACGGTGGGAAGTGCTCGAAGGCGCGCGCTTCGACCGCGACGACACGCTGTGGCGGCACTGGAACGACGGCGAATCGGGCATGTATGCATCGAACGGCGCGGCGCTCGGCGTGGTGCAGCGCTCCCGGGCCGCGCAGCAGCGCGGAGGGCCGCCGGATCTTTTCTGCATGGCGCTGCTCGCGCGCTTCGAGGGCTACTTCAGCGGCTTCTCGAAGTGGATCAGCGAGGACCACGACCGCCTCACCTGGGCCGTGCTCAAGGCGCACACGCACAACCGCGCGGGCACCGTGCTCCTGCGCTCGGCCGATTCGCGCGACATGCCGCAGGTCGACTTCCACTACTTCGAGGAAGGCAGCGACGCGGCCGGCGAAGACCTGCAGGCGGTGATCGAAGCCATCCGCTTCGTGCGCCGCATGACCGCGCCGTTGATCAGGAGCGGATGGATCGCCGAGGAGATCGCGCCCGGCCCCGATGCACAGAGCGACGAAGCGCTGGCCGCCTATGTGCGCGACACCGCATGGGGCCATCACGCCTCGTGCTCATGCCCCATCGGCGCGCAAGAAGAGGGCGGCGTGCTGGACAGCACCTTCAGGGTGCACGGCGTGAAGCGCCTGCGCGTGGTCGATGCCTCGGTGTTCCCGCGCATCCCGGGCTTCTTCGTGGTCGCGGCGGTCTACATGATCGCCGAGAAGGCGGCCGACGTGCTCTTGCAGGAGGCGGGCCGCACACGTCTTTCGGCAAATTGA